AACCGACAAGGTGGTGGGCCTGGAACTGGGCGCTGACGACTACGTGGTGAAGCCCTTCAGCCCCCGCGAACTAACCGCCAGGGTTCGGGCGGTTCTGCGCCGGGCCGCCGAAAGCGGCCAAGGGGAGGTCTTCTGCGACGCGCCCCATGCGGCGGCCCACCCGGCCACGCCCTTCCGGGTGGACCAGGCCAGGTTTTCCATCTCCTATTTCGGCCACCCGCTTCCACTGTCGCGCCAGGAGTTCAGGCTTCTGGCCCTTCTTCTCCAGAACCCGGGCAGGGTCTTCACCAGGGACAACCTTCTGGACCTTGTCTGGAACGGCACCCTCATGTCCGGCGACCGCACCGTGGACTCCCACATAAAAAGCATCCGCAAGAAATTGAAAGCCGTGCGCGGGGACATGGAGCCCATCGTCACACACAGGGGCTGGGGCTATTCGGTGAGCGACAGGCTTTTGGAAGACTGATCCCGAATGAAAATCCAGACCCGCATCATTTTGAGCATACTTGCGGTAACGGCCTTCGGGTTCATCAACTTCACCCAGTGGATCGTGAATGATCTGGGCCCCCAGTACCGCAAGGTGACGGAAGAGCCCCTGGTGGACCTCGCCAGGGTTCTGGCCGGAATCGCCGGGGCTTCGGCCCGGGACGATAGGCTTGACAGGGAGCTTTTCCGCCAGAGTTTCGCGCACATCAAAAACCTGCCCTTTTCCGCCCGGATTTACGATTACGACAAGACCGGCGTGGACCTTGAAGTTTACCTCACGGACGCCACGGGGCTCGTTGTCTTCGATTCCCTGGGGGAAAGCGAGGGCCTCGATTTTTCCCGGAAAAACGACGTGTTCCTTACCCTGAAAGGCCTCTACGGCGCGCGCACGTCCCACAGGCAGCATAACGGCGTGGATTACTCGGTGATGTACGTGGCGGCCCCGGTTTTGGGCCGGGGCGGGACGATCGGGGTGCTCTCGGTGGGCAAGCCCACGCGCACCTCCAACCTTTTCGTGGCCCGGTCCAAGAGGAAAATCATGCTGGCCGGGGTGATGATCTTCGGGGCTGTGATACTTCTGGGAGCCTTGGTGTCGCTCATGATAACCGGCCCCATAAAGCGTCTCACCGCCTACGCCCAGGCCGTGCGGGACGGCCTGCGCCCGCCCCTGCCCAAATTCGGGAAAAACGAGACCGGGCAGCTGGCCGAGGCCTTCGAGCAGATGAGAAACGCCCTGGAAGACCGCCAATACGTTGAAAACTACGTCTCAACCCTGACCCATGAGATAAAAAGCCCCCTTGCCGCCATAAGCGGGGCGGCGGAACTTCTGACCGAGGACATGGAGCCTGATCAGAGGCGGCGCTTCATGGCCAACATACGAACCGAGGCCCAAAGAATAGAATCCGTCATCCAGAAGCTATTGGTTCTCTCGCGCCTGGAAAGCGGAAGAATCCCGGAAAAGCCGGTAACGATAGCCTTGGGCGGGCTTGTGGGTGAAATTTTGGAGGCCCTCTGCGTGGCAG
This window of the Deltaproteobacteria bacterium genome carries:
- the creB gene encoding two-component system response regulator CreB; amino-acid sequence: MRETILVVEDEPSIADVITYALSSEGFSPVWVKTGGEALLALSGGVSMIILDLGLPDVSGFDLLKAVRRERPVPVIIVTARNQETDKVVGLELGADDYVVKPFSPRELTARVRAVLRRAAESGQGEVFCDAPHAAAHPATPFRVDQARFSISYFGHPLPLSRQEFRLLALLLQNPGRVFTRDNLLDLVWNGTLMSGDRTVDSHIKSIRKKLKAVRGDMEPIVTHRGWGYSVSDRLLED
- the creC gene encoding two-component system sensor histidine kinase CreC: MKIQTRIILSILAVTAFGFINFTQWIVNDLGPQYRKVTEEPLVDLARVLAGIAGASARDDRLDRELFRQSFAHIKNLPFSARIYDYDKTGVDLEVYLTDATGLVVFDSLGESEGLDFSRKNDVFLTLKGLYGARTSHRQHNGVDYSVMYVAAPVLGRGGTIGVLSVGKPTRTSNLFVARSKRKIMLAGVMIFGAVILLGALVSLMITGPIKRLTAYAQAVRDGLRPPLPKFGKNETGQLAEAFEQMRNALEDRQYVENYVSTLTHEIKSPLAAISGAAELLTEDMEPDQRRRFMANIRTEAQRIESVIQKLLVLSRLESGRIPEKPVTIALGGLVGEILEALCVAVKEKGLEIETTGDLDATIIADRFLIHHAVINLVQNAVDFSPEKGKIAINVSAEGGAVSLSVRDAGPGIAEYALPRVFERFYSLPRPDTSRKGTGLGLCLAREAALLHGGDVTIKNAPERGVIATLRLPRHGG